A stretch of Deltaproteobacteria bacterium DNA encodes these proteins:
- a CDS encoding winged helix-turn-helix transcriptional regulator yields MDFENAAELLKIMGHPTRLRILMYLKSENKCVKNIWESLALPQANVSQHLILMKNKGILDSERKGSQICYFLNNEHVLSILNFLEASKDVVNPIAKKNGLHRL; encoded by the coding sequence ATGGATTTTGAGAATGCGGCTGAACTCTTGAAGATCATGGGGCATCCCACGCGGTTGCGTATCCTGATGTATCTGAAGAGCGAAAATAAATGCGTGAAGAATATCTGGGAGAGTCTTGCTCTCCCGCAGGCAAATGTTTCGCAGCATTTGATCCTGATGAAGAACAAGGGGATTCTTGATTCGGAACGCAAAGGTTCACAGATCTGCTATTTTCTGAACAATGAACATGTTCTAAGCATACTGAATTTTCTTGAAGCCTCAAAGGATGTCGTAAATCCCATTGCCAAGAAGAATGGTCTTCATCGTCTCTGA
- the trxA gene encoding thioredoxin has translation MGSDKIITLNDQNFENEVKESKIPILVDFWAEWCAPCRMVAPVLDELAEEFDGKVKIGKVNVDQNRTVAAQYGVMSIPTLILFKNGELVEQMVGAQPKENLQKVLQSAL, from the coding sequence GTGGGGTCTGATAAAATTATTACATTAAATGATCAGAACTTCGAAAATGAGGTGAAGGAATCCAAAATTCCCATCCTGGTTGACTTCTGGGCGGAATGGTGTGCGCCATGCAGGATGGTTGCTCCCGTTCTGGACGAACTTGCCGAGGAGTTTGACGGCAAGGTCAAGATTGGAAAAGTAAATGTTGACCAAAACCGAACGGTTGCCGCTCAGTATGGGGTGATGTCCATTCCGACGCTGATTCTCTTCAAGAATGGCGAGTTGGTTGAACAGATGGTCGGTGCACAGCCGAAAGAAAACCTTCAGAAAGTCTTGCAATCAGCATTATAG